ACGCCTTCTCCCGCGGGGACAAGGGAGGCCGACGGCATGCGCCTCATGCCTCGCCAACGGCAGCCGGCGACTCGCCGGCCGGCCCTCCCGGCGCGGCCGCGAAGTCGAACTCCACCGCGAAACCGCGCGGCGAGAGCCGGAAGGCGCGCGCATCGCCTCCGTGCTCCTGCGCGATCTTGCGGACGATCGCGAGCCCCAGCCCGCTGCCCCCCGATTTGGACGAGAAGTACGGCTCGAAGAGCTTCGGCATGTCCGGTACGGCCACGCCGGGGCCGTCGTCCTCGACGCGGAAGACCCACCGGCCGTCCGCGGCGAAGAGACGGACGGCGATCCGTCCGCCCGCGTCGCCGACCGCCTCGCGGGCGTTTCCGACGAGGTTCGTGAGCGCGCGCGCGACGAGCTTCCGGTCCGCGGACGCCTCGACGTCGGGGACGTCGACCTCCCAGCGGATTCGCGGCGAGGCGGCATATCCCGAGACCACGCTCTCGACGAGCGGCTTCAACGCGACCGGCTCGCGGTGCGGCTCGGGAAGGCGCGCGTAGTCGGAGAACTCGGCCGCGATCGCGCGGAGCGACTCGGTCTGCCGAAGGATGTTCGTCACGCACTCTTCGAGGACCTGGTCGCGCGAAGGATCGCCGCGCTTCCACACCTCGCGGAGATGCTCGGCCGAGAGGCGGATGGGGGTCAGCGGGTTCTTGATCTCGTGCGCGATGATGCGCGCCATCTCCGCCCACGCGCGCAGCCGCTGGGCGCGCGCGAGGTCCTCGCGCTGCTTCTCGAGGGTCGACGCCATCGAAAGGAACGCCTCGACGAGGCGCCTGAGCTCCTCGTCGGCCGGCAGCGGCACGGCGGGCGTCCGGCCGTCGGCCACCGCGCGCGTTCCCTCGACCAGGTCGCCGATCGGGCCGGTTACGCGGAATGCCGTGCGCGCGCCCAGCAGCAGCGAAAGGCCGAAGACCGCGAGCGTGAAGAGGGTGAGGCTCGCCGAGAGGCGCGCGATCTCCTCCTCGGTCTCGCGCTGCTCGGGCAGCAGCGGGATCGAGAGCACCGCCGGACCGGTGAACGAGAGGCGCCCCGGGATCGACGCGAGGGCCGCCTCGACCTGGTCGAAGGGACGATGCATCACCCGGCGGCTCTCGACGACGAATCCGGCGGGAGCGCCGAGGATCTTCCCGAGCGCGCCGCCGTCGATTCGCTCCGGGAGGAGCCCCGACGCGAAGAGCTCCCGGCGGCTCGTCGAGAACAGCCGGCCGTCCGTGTAGATCGAGAGGTCGTGCCCGACGATCTTTCCCATCCACGACAGGAGGTCGTCGTCGATCAGCTGGCGGCGGCCCGGGGAGGTGCCCGCCGCGAAGAGGTAGTCGTCGAGGACCGTGCGCGCCGTCTCGAGCGCCGTCTGCGCGTGCGCGAGCGTCTCGCGCCGCAGCCGGACCGCCATCGTGTGGCGAATGTAGATGGTGGCCGCGAGGAACGGCACGAGGACGAGCGCGGTGAAGAGCGCCGTGATCCGCCCCCGGAACGTCAACGGCCGCAGGTGCACGCGGCGGCGCTCGGAGAGGAGCAGGGCGGCGGCGCCCAGCGCCGCGAGCGCGATGCACGCGGCCACGGCGGCGGTCGCGGCGGTCAGGCTCTCGAGGAAGCGCTCCGAGACGCGCGGCGGGTCCGACGGCGGAGGCGCGTCGAGCCCGAGAAGGAGCTCCCGGTACGCCCGGAAGGGCTCCGGAAGCGACCGCCAGGCCGGCCACTGCGCCGTCTCGATCTCCGCTTCGAGCGGCGCCTCCCCCGGCGCGAACTCCGCCTGGGACGGAAGGCGGACACGCCGGCGCTCGATCGCGACGGTCTCGCCTCCGACGCTCGTTTCCTTCTCCGACTCGGTCGGGATCCCCGCGGAGAACCGCGAAACCAGCCGTCCCTCGCGCCAGAGCCGGACGCCGGAGACCGGGGCCTCGGCGGCGAGGCCCGTCGACTTCCACAGGCTGAACGCGAGGTCGGTCAGGTCCTGCTGTCGCGCTCCGGCGAACCGTGCGGCCGTGCGGGCGACCGCCGCGGGCATCGCCGCGGCGGCGGCCGCCGATCCGTGCGACGGGGAACGGCCCGCGCGCCGCGAGGCCGAAAGCTCCGCCCGGCGTCCCGCGATGGCGCGCTCCTGCCGAAAGAGGACGAGCGGGCCGAAGAGCGCGGCGGCCGAGAGCGCGGCCGCACCGAACACGCGCAGCGGCGCCGACCCCGGCCCGCCGGCGAGGAGCCCGAGGAGCGCGGCGGCAAATGCCACGGCGACGCCGGCCGGAGTCGGGCGGAGC
This portion of the Thermoanaerobaculia bacterium genome encodes:
- a CDS encoding ATP-binding protein gives rise to the protein MTSAVFLLLSLAFASPRSTPSPAAARRAAELRRGWADLDVRARTFLRAPAVASSLRGGGVAVDRSALFAAAEKALAGGRVGFSLTLVDPNGDPAAWAGRAPTFFPIGDPAGAIWSADSVVFFRTLSLSFPSEGRAGKLVEGWRVARATDGARLSPEGAAAWNPAGTALWGGVDSAPVDRDARRRRIARAVFVGGGVLLLVLSIVLSPGGTGNPLRHGSIGSAIRAGVNRPAIRASAIRPAIRAGVIRPAIRASLALGWGAAGTAALVSSTLKLEPGDYVREPAVIAGFALSAAAAALFSRSVGRARSFALPAALAAAGFVVGTLRPTPAGVAVAFAAALLGLLAGGPGSAPLRVFGAAALSAAALFGPLVLFRQERAIAGRRAELSASRRAGRSPSHGSAAAAAAMPAAVARTAARFAGARQQDLTDLAFSLWKSTGLAAEAPVSGVRLWREGRLVSRFSAGIPTESEKETSVGGETVAIERRRVRLPSQAEFAPGEAPLEAEIETAQWPAWRSLPEPFRAYRELLLGLDAPPPSDPPRVSERFLESLTAATAAVAACIALAALGAAALLLSERRRVHLRPLTFRGRITALFTALVLVPFLAATIYIRHTMAVRLRRETLAHAQTALETARTVLDDYLFAAGTSPGRRQLIDDDLLSWMGKIVGHDLSIYTDGRLFSTSRRELFASGLLPERIDGGALGKILGAPAGFVVESRRVMHRPFDQVEAALASIPGRLSFTGPAVLSIPLLPEQRETEEEIARLSASLTLFTLAVFGLSLLLGARTAFRVTGPIGDLVEGTRAVADGRTPAVPLPADEELRRLVEAFLSMASTLEKQREDLARAQRLRAWAEMARIIAHEIKNPLTPIRLSAEHLREVWKRGDPSRDQVLEECVTNILRQTESLRAIAAEFSDYARLPEPHREPVALKPLVESVVSGYAASPRIRWEVDVPDVEASADRKLVARALTNLVGNAREAVGDAGGRIAVRLFAADGRWVFRVEDDGPGVAVPDMPKLFEPYFSSKSGGSGLGLAIVRKIAQEHGGDARAFRLSPRGFAVEFDFAAAPGGPAGESPAAVGEA